The following proteins are co-located in the Apium graveolens cultivar Ventura chromosome 5, ASM990537v1, whole genome shotgun sequence genome:
- the LOC141723528 gene encoding uncharacterized protein LOC141723528 isoform X2 encodes METISHSLPKKTYRGGTVKTAYDDVFTARPKLKVPTLSPRDEDYSEIFEVFHASRGSSIPVLDLPAVEDEDEIDVCFDVRTSGFDYSEVFGSSNGFDFAVSYEQLFQQSKAGDDSSNEAWIPAQSESLSDESDPSGCSEKNQSLSSRDVCHSYDDTKQFNISYQKANPKGKDDILDGMTHVTQLDAIPGYSFIINDTMPSEHVKLESSALQIERNTDCSGVVKEGKRLRKTVSQPPISNIGLQGNKTEAELLIHNDKSSSPGKAFVSVSDVSLRTRPSHLPPPSRPPPLFDDRAVNSSRLNSKLKASKSNVFERIDADYSQPYFDVEIDASSSAAASAAAIRDAVERAQEQLSNAKERMERKKDGLENLTKSHLGKNIGHKGEKHIKFDKLKCPKGDKFSRKYEREGSEMKAYAEEDKKKARNTVPVASSATEGIDGICSEQGEESTQSQVPDKTEGTVAWEEATQFYEVVEENNISVAYTVADQSASSDCGVDNTGIAAMVEPQEYHMQTKAATVDHECQETGEKSEVFRGGLEQVKIIADQGSVWQEDHQKKLKLAQMGCDWQDMDKKTRVTLQPGETDDKGSLVDKIKNDAIPKEDQLKESELIFEQKAKGVTERVVHVIGIKESPEGKGSGMERKASFDSNEYIIDFCTDVKQEKDGGKLNEVPRQNAKDKLEKEACETQVNESKHVKTCKMRQYKEKRDEIAEREGTTNLSKEISEQEGSNNRLGVDLKQQEINKERNSVCEAETNEGSKMTIEQRQNNERKKRASEKVVSEERPNDVIDPDENEKRLKEAWEKKEKWKRTREARESEKKVELLSKEDDIMNRSSEATVCIKEEGKGEGFNEQDSAHEQLKRVVSDKKMNFDQGNYTNTEELKTYNEGNWQTHEPSLCGETESLKMEHKTYEREVEVKNEPQEAKIYSYDIDQTDLQYEEINDKIKDEPLCQTGITDTYNEDDIDLIGIHIKETSGTFEMATDIENAYNLTHMRKEGRKNFKGIQSAINQDENKDKLTASQVVQESVENDRKPRNVLPAQKLTKQNPEVDETSSRKKTILEEKEKKERLKKERDLENDFLRKIEEEKEREREREKDRMGVDTVTREACERAFADTRDRAERAAVERATAEVRQRALAEARERLEKASAEARERLIADKVSDARLRAERAAVERATAEARERAIEKAKAEKASFEARDRVERPVTDKFSAYSRNVNGGFRHSYSSSNLQHQSMGPSRDLKHSQSSVSGGFEGESAQRCKARLERYQRTAERAAKALAEKNMRDLIAHKEQTERNRLAESLDADVKRWSSGKEGNLRALLSTLQYILGPNSGWQPIPLTDVITAAAVKKAYRKATLCVHPDKLQQRGASIHQKYVCEKVFDLLKESWNKFNSEER; translated from the exons ATGGAAACAATCTCACATTCACTCCCTAAAAAAACTTACCGCGGCGGAACAGTAAAAACAGCGTACGACGACGTTTTCACAGCTCGGCCGAAGCTTAAAGTTCCTACTCTCTCTCCTCGCGACGAAGATTACTCCGAGATTTTCGAAGTTTTTCACGCTTCCCGAGGCTCGTCAATACCTGTACTTGATCTTCCTGCTGTTGAAGATGAGGATGAAATTGATGTTTGCTTTGATGTTCGGACCTCCGGATTTGACTACTCGGAGGTTTTCGGGAGCTCTAACGGTTTCGATTTCGCGGTGTCGTATGAACAATTGTTTCAGCAATCGAAAGCTGGTGATGATTCTTCTAATGAGGCTTG GATTCCAGCTCAAAGTGAATCTCTCTCAGATGAATCAGATCCTTCTGGTTGCTCTGAAAAGAATCAAAGTTTGTCAAGTAGAGATGTATGCCATTCATATGATGACACTAAGCAGTTCAACATATCATATCAAAAGGCTAATCCAAAAGGCAAGGATGATATATTAGATGGGATGACACATGTTACGCAGTTAGATGCTATTCCTGGATATAgcttcattattaatgacaccATGCCGTCAGAACATGTAAAACTCGAAAGTTCAGCCTTGCAGATTGAGAGGAATACAGATTGTAGTGGAGTAGTTAAAGAAGGAAAACGACTCAGGAAAACTGTGTCACAGCCCCCGATCAGTAATATTGGTTTACAGGGTAATAAAACTGAAGCCGAACTTTTGATTCACAATGACAAATCGAGCTCTCCGGGGAAGGCATTTGTATCTGTTTCTGATGTAAGTTTAAGGACTCGGCCTTCTCACTTGCCACCCCCCTCGAGACCACCACCCTTGTTTGATGACAGAGCCGTGAATTCCAGTAGACTGAATTCGAAACTCAAAGCTTCCAAAAGTAACGTATTTGAAAGGATAGATGCTGACTATTCGCAGCCTTACTTTGATGTCGAAATAGATGCAAGTTCGTCTGCTGCAGCATCTGCTGCGGCTATAAGAGACGCTGTGGAGAGAGCTCAGGAGCAACTAAGTAATGCGAAAGAAAGAATGGAGAGGAAGAAGGATGGTCTTGAAAATCTTACGAAGTCACATTTGGGGAAGAATATAGGTCACAAGGGCGAAAAGCACATCAAGTTTGATAAATTGAAATGTCCTAAAGGTGACAAATTTTCTCGCAAATATGAAAGAGAAGGCAGTGAAATGAAAGCTTATGCTGAAGAAGATAAGAAAAAGGCGAGGAACACTGTCCCTGTTGCTTCAAGTGCAACAGAAGGAATAGACGGTATATGCAGTGAACAGGGGGAAGAAAGTACACAATCTCAAGTACCAGATAAAACTGAAGGAACTGTTGCATGGGAAGAAGCAACACAATTTTATGAAGTGGTCGAAGAAAATAATATAAGTGTGGCATATACCGTAGCAGATCAATCAGCTTCTAGTGACTGTGGAGTTGATAACACAGGTATTGCAGCGATGGTTGAGCCACAAGAATATCATATGCAAACAAAAGCAGCTACAGTGGACCATGAATGTCAAGAAACTGGGGAGAAATCTGAAGTGTTTAGGGGTGGTCTTGAACAGGTTAAAATAATAGCAGACCAAGGATCAGTTTGGCAGGAAGATCATCAGAAGAAATTAAAATTGGCTCAGATGGGTTGTGATTGGCAAGATATGGACAAGAAAACCAGAGTGACTTTACAACCTGGAGAAACAGATGATAAAGGAAGTTTGGTTGATAAAATAAAGAATGATGCTATCCCGAAAGAAGATCAGTTAAAAGAGAGTGAGTTGATATTTGAACAGAAAGCCAAGGGGGTTACTGAAAGAGTTGTACATGTAATCGGAATCAAGGAATCTCCTGAAGGGAAAGGTAGTGGAATGGAAAGAAAAGCATCTTTTGACAGCAATGAATATATAATAGATTTCTGCACAGATGTTAAGCAAGAGAAAGATGGAGGAAAATTAAATGAGGTCCCAAGGCAGAATGCCAAAGATAAGCTGGAAAAAGAAGCTTGTGAAACACAAGTAAACGAGAGTAAACATGTGAAGACTTGTAAAATGAGACAATATAAGGAAAAACGGGATGAAATTGCTGAGCGTGAAGGGACAACAAATCTATCAAAAGAGATTTCTGAGCAAGAAGGGAGCAACAATAGATTAGGAGTGGATCTCAAACAGCAAGAAATCAATAAAGAACGGAACTCTGTCTGTGAAGCAGAAACGAATGAGGGTTCAAAGATGACCATTGAGCAGAGGCAGAACAATGAAAGAAAAAAGAGGGCTTCTGAAAAAGTGGTAAGTGAGGAGAGACCAAATGATGTCATTGATCCCGATGAGAACGAGAAGAGACTCAAAGAGGCCTGGGAGAAAAAAGAAAAATGGAAAAGAACGCGTGAGGCTAGAGAAAGTGAGAAGAAGGTTGAGTTATTGTCAAAAGAGGACGATATCATGAATAGATCAAGTGAAGCCACTGTGTGCATCAAAGAAGAGGGGAAAGGTGAAGGATTCAATGAACAAGACAGTGCTCACGAGCAACTTAAGAGGGTAGTAAGCGATAAAAAAATGAATTTCGACCAAGGAAACTATACTAATACGGAGGAACTTAAGACATATAATGAAGGAAACTGGCAAACTCATGAGCCTTCTCTGTGTGGTGAAACTGAAAGCTTAAAAATGGAGCACAAAACTTATGAAAGGGAAGTTGAAGTGAAGAATGAGCCACAAGAAGCAAAAATCTACTCATATGACATAGATCAAACCGACTTGCAATATGAAGAAATTAATGATAAAATCAAAGATGAGCCACTGTGTCAAACTGGCATCACGGATACATATAATGAAGATGACATTGATCTCATAGGAATACACATCAAGGAAACTAGTGGAACTTTTGAAATGGCTACTGATATTGAGAATGCATACAATTTAACTCATATGCGGAAAGAAGGAAGGAAGAACTTTAAAGGAATCCAATCTGCTATTAACCAGGATGAAAACAAAGATAAATTGACTGCATCTCAAGTGGTGCAGGAGTCCGTTGAAAATGATAGAAAACCACGTAATGTTCTGCCAGCTCAAAAGTTAACTAAACAAAACCCAGAAGTAGACGAAACAAGTTCCCGAAAGAAGACTATATTAGAAGAAAaggagaagaaagagagattaaaAAAGGAGAGAGATCTGGAAAATGATTTCTTAAGAAAGATAGAAGAAGAGAAAGAGAGGGAAAGAGAAAGAGAAAAGGATCGCATGGGCGTTGATACAGTAACTCGTGAAGCTTGTGAAAGGGCATTTGCTGATACTAGGGATAGGGCAGAAAGGGCAGCAGTTGAGAGAGCAACTGCTGAAGTTCGACAAAGAGCACTGGCAGAAGCCCGGGAAAGATTAGAGAAGGCATCTGCCGAGGCTAGGGAGAGGCTAATTGCTGATAAGGTTTCAGATGCCAGGCTCAGGGCAGAGCGTGCTGCAGTAGAAAGAGCAACTGCCGAGGCTCGAGAGCGTGCTATTGAAAAAGCAAAGGCAGAAAAGGCTTCTTTTGAGGCACGTGACCGAGTAGAGAGACCTGTGACTGACAAATTTTCTGCTTATTCCAGGAATGTGAATGGTGGATTCAGACATAGCTATTCATCCAGT AACCTGCAACATCAGAGCATGGGGCCTTCTCGTGATTTGAAACATTCACAGTCTTCGGTTTCTGGTG GATTTGAAGGTGAATCAGCTCAGAGGTGTAAAGCTCGGTTAGAGAGATATCAGAGAACAGCTGAGCGTGCT GCAAAAGCTCTGGCTGAGAAGAATATGCGTGATCTTATTGCTCATAAAGAGCAAACAGAGAGAAAT AGGCTTGCAGAATCCCTGGATGCTGATGTCAAACGATGGTCAAGTGGCAAAGAAGGGAATTTGCGTGCTTTGCTTTCAACATTACAATAT ATTCTGGGACCCAATAGCGGTTGGCAGCCCATACCATTAACTGATGTTATAACTGCTGCTGCTGTAAAGAAAGCTTACAGAAAAGCCACTCTTTGTGTTCACCCTGACAAATTACAACAACGGGGTGCTAGTATTCATCAAAAGTACGTATGTGAAAAGGTGTTTGATCTTCTAAAG GAATCATGGAACAAGTTCAACTCAGAGGAGCGATAG
- the LOC141723528 gene encoding uncharacterized protein LOC141723528 isoform X1: METISHSLPKKTYRGGTVKTAYDDVFTARPKLKVPTLSPRDEDYSEIFEVFHASRGSSIPVLDLPAVEDEDEIDVCFDVRTSGFDYSEVFGSSNGFDFAVSYEQLFQQSKAGDDSSNEAWIPAQSESLSDESDPSGCSEKNQSLSSRDVCHSYDDTKQFNISYQKANPKGKDDILDGMTHVTQLDAIPGYSFIINDTMPSEHVKLESSALQIERNTDCSGVVKEGKRLRKTVSQPPISNIGLQGNKTEAELLIHNDKSSSPGKAFVSVSDVSLRTRPSHLPPPSRPPPLFDDRAVNSSRLNSKLKASKSNVFERIDADYSQPYFDVEIDASSSAAASAAAIRDAVERAQEQLSNAKERMERKKDGLENLTKSHLGKNIGHKGEKHIKFDKLKCPKGDKFSRKYEREGSEMKAYAEEDKKKARNTVPVASSATEGIDGICSEQGEESTQSQVPDKTEGTVAWEEATQFYEVVEENNISVAYTVADQSASSDCGVDNTGIAAMVEPQEYHMQTKAATVDHECQETGEKSEVFRGGLEQVKIIADQGSVWQEDHQKKLKLAQMGCDWQDMDKKTRVTLQPGETDDKGSLVDKIKNDAIPKEDQLKESELIFEQKAKGVTERVVHVIGIKESPEGKGSGMERKASFDSNEYIIDFCTDVKQEKDGGKLNEVPRQNAKDKLEKEACETQVNESKHVKTCKMRQYKEKRDEIAEREGTTNLSKEISEQEGSNNRLGVDLKQQEINKERNSVCEAETNEGSKMTIEQRQNNERKKRASEKVVSEERPNDVIDPDENEKRLKEAWEKKEKWKRTREARESEKKVELLSKEDDIMNRSSEATVCIKEEGKGEGFNEQDSAHEQLKRVVSDKKMNFDQGNYTNTEELKTYNEGNWQTHEPSLCGETESLKMEHKTYEREVEVKNEPQEAKIYSYDIDQTDLQYEEINDKIKDEPLCQTGITDTYNEDDIDLIGIHIKETSGTFEMATDIENAYNLTHMRKEGRKNFKGIQSAINQDENKDKLTASQVVQESVENDRKPRNVLPAQKLTKQNPEVDETSSRKKTILEEKEKKERLKKERDLENDFLRKIEEEKEREREREKDRMGVDTVTREACERAFADTRDRAERAAVERATAEVRQRALAEARERLEKASAEARERLIADKVSDARLRAERAAVERATAEARERAIEKAKAEKASFEARDRVERPVTDKFSAYSRNVNGGFRHSYSSSDLQNLQHQSMGPSRDLKHSQSSVSGGFEGESAQRCKARLERYQRTAERAAKALAEKNMRDLIAHKEQTERNRLAESLDADVKRWSSGKEGNLRALLSTLQYILGPNSGWQPIPLTDVITAAAVKKAYRKATLCVHPDKLQQRGASIHQKYVCEKVFDLLKESWNKFNSEER, translated from the exons ATGGAAACAATCTCACATTCACTCCCTAAAAAAACTTACCGCGGCGGAACAGTAAAAACAGCGTACGACGACGTTTTCACAGCTCGGCCGAAGCTTAAAGTTCCTACTCTCTCTCCTCGCGACGAAGATTACTCCGAGATTTTCGAAGTTTTTCACGCTTCCCGAGGCTCGTCAATACCTGTACTTGATCTTCCTGCTGTTGAAGATGAGGATGAAATTGATGTTTGCTTTGATGTTCGGACCTCCGGATTTGACTACTCGGAGGTTTTCGGGAGCTCTAACGGTTTCGATTTCGCGGTGTCGTATGAACAATTGTTTCAGCAATCGAAAGCTGGTGATGATTCTTCTAATGAGGCTTG GATTCCAGCTCAAAGTGAATCTCTCTCAGATGAATCAGATCCTTCTGGTTGCTCTGAAAAGAATCAAAGTTTGTCAAGTAGAGATGTATGCCATTCATATGATGACACTAAGCAGTTCAACATATCATATCAAAAGGCTAATCCAAAAGGCAAGGATGATATATTAGATGGGATGACACATGTTACGCAGTTAGATGCTATTCCTGGATATAgcttcattattaatgacaccATGCCGTCAGAACATGTAAAACTCGAAAGTTCAGCCTTGCAGATTGAGAGGAATACAGATTGTAGTGGAGTAGTTAAAGAAGGAAAACGACTCAGGAAAACTGTGTCACAGCCCCCGATCAGTAATATTGGTTTACAGGGTAATAAAACTGAAGCCGAACTTTTGATTCACAATGACAAATCGAGCTCTCCGGGGAAGGCATTTGTATCTGTTTCTGATGTAAGTTTAAGGACTCGGCCTTCTCACTTGCCACCCCCCTCGAGACCACCACCCTTGTTTGATGACAGAGCCGTGAATTCCAGTAGACTGAATTCGAAACTCAAAGCTTCCAAAAGTAACGTATTTGAAAGGATAGATGCTGACTATTCGCAGCCTTACTTTGATGTCGAAATAGATGCAAGTTCGTCTGCTGCAGCATCTGCTGCGGCTATAAGAGACGCTGTGGAGAGAGCTCAGGAGCAACTAAGTAATGCGAAAGAAAGAATGGAGAGGAAGAAGGATGGTCTTGAAAATCTTACGAAGTCACATTTGGGGAAGAATATAGGTCACAAGGGCGAAAAGCACATCAAGTTTGATAAATTGAAATGTCCTAAAGGTGACAAATTTTCTCGCAAATATGAAAGAGAAGGCAGTGAAATGAAAGCTTATGCTGAAGAAGATAAGAAAAAGGCGAGGAACACTGTCCCTGTTGCTTCAAGTGCAACAGAAGGAATAGACGGTATATGCAGTGAACAGGGGGAAGAAAGTACACAATCTCAAGTACCAGATAAAACTGAAGGAACTGTTGCATGGGAAGAAGCAACACAATTTTATGAAGTGGTCGAAGAAAATAATATAAGTGTGGCATATACCGTAGCAGATCAATCAGCTTCTAGTGACTGTGGAGTTGATAACACAGGTATTGCAGCGATGGTTGAGCCACAAGAATATCATATGCAAACAAAAGCAGCTACAGTGGACCATGAATGTCAAGAAACTGGGGAGAAATCTGAAGTGTTTAGGGGTGGTCTTGAACAGGTTAAAATAATAGCAGACCAAGGATCAGTTTGGCAGGAAGATCATCAGAAGAAATTAAAATTGGCTCAGATGGGTTGTGATTGGCAAGATATGGACAAGAAAACCAGAGTGACTTTACAACCTGGAGAAACAGATGATAAAGGAAGTTTGGTTGATAAAATAAAGAATGATGCTATCCCGAAAGAAGATCAGTTAAAAGAGAGTGAGTTGATATTTGAACAGAAAGCCAAGGGGGTTACTGAAAGAGTTGTACATGTAATCGGAATCAAGGAATCTCCTGAAGGGAAAGGTAGTGGAATGGAAAGAAAAGCATCTTTTGACAGCAATGAATATATAATAGATTTCTGCACAGATGTTAAGCAAGAGAAAGATGGAGGAAAATTAAATGAGGTCCCAAGGCAGAATGCCAAAGATAAGCTGGAAAAAGAAGCTTGTGAAACACAAGTAAACGAGAGTAAACATGTGAAGACTTGTAAAATGAGACAATATAAGGAAAAACGGGATGAAATTGCTGAGCGTGAAGGGACAACAAATCTATCAAAAGAGATTTCTGAGCAAGAAGGGAGCAACAATAGATTAGGAGTGGATCTCAAACAGCAAGAAATCAATAAAGAACGGAACTCTGTCTGTGAAGCAGAAACGAATGAGGGTTCAAAGATGACCATTGAGCAGAGGCAGAACAATGAAAGAAAAAAGAGGGCTTCTGAAAAAGTGGTAAGTGAGGAGAGACCAAATGATGTCATTGATCCCGATGAGAACGAGAAGAGACTCAAAGAGGCCTGGGAGAAAAAAGAAAAATGGAAAAGAACGCGTGAGGCTAGAGAAAGTGAGAAGAAGGTTGAGTTATTGTCAAAAGAGGACGATATCATGAATAGATCAAGTGAAGCCACTGTGTGCATCAAAGAAGAGGGGAAAGGTGAAGGATTCAATGAACAAGACAGTGCTCACGAGCAACTTAAGAGGGTAGTAAGCGATAAAAAAATGAATTTCGACCAAGGAAACTATACTAATACGGAGGAACTTAAGACATATAATGAAGGAAACTGGCAAACTCATGAGCCTTCTCTGTGTGGTGAAACTGAAAGCTTAAAAATGGAGCACAAAACTTATGAAAGGGAAGTTGAAGTGAAGAATGAGCCACAAGAAGCAAAAATCTACTCATATGACATAGATCAAACCGACTTGCAATATGAAGAAATTAATGATAAAATCAAAGATGAGCCACTGTGTCAAACTGGCATCACGGATACATATAATGAAGATGACATTGATCTCATAGGAATACACATCAAGGAAACTAGTGGAACTTTTGAAATGGCTACTGATATTGAGAATGCATACAATTTAACTCATATGCGGAAAGAAGGAAGGAAGAACTTTAAAGGAATCCAATCTGCTATTAACCAGGATGAAAACAAAGATAAATTGACTGCATCTCAAGTGGTGCAGGAGTCCGTTGAAAATGATAGAAAACCACGTAATGTTCTGCCAGCTCAAAAGTTAACTAAACAAAACCCAGAAGTAGACGAAACAAGTTCCCGAAAGAAGACTATATTAGAAGAAAaggagaagaaagagagattaaaAAAGGAGAGAGATCTGGAAAATGATTTCTTAAGAAAGATAGAAGAAGAGAAAGAGAGGGAAAGAGAAAGAGAAAAGGATCGCATGGGCGTTGATACAGTAACTCGTGAAGCTTGTGAAAGGGCATTTGCTGATACTAGGGATAGGGCAGAAAGGGCAGCAGTTGAGAGAGCAACTGCTGAAGTTCGACAAAGAGCACTGGCAGAAGCCCGGGAAAGATTAGAGAAGGCATCTGCCGAGGCTAGGGAGAGGCTAATTGCTGATAAGGTTTCAGATGCCAGGCTCAGGGCAGAGCGTGCTGCAGTAGAAAGAGCAACTGCCGAGGCTCGAGAGCGTGCTATTGAAAAAGCAAAGGCAGAAAAGGCTTCTTTTGAGGCACGTGACCGAGTAGAGAGACCTGTGACTGACAAATTTTCTGCTTATTCCAGGAATGTGAATGGTGGATTCAGACATAGCTATTCATCCAGT GATCTTCAGAACCTGCAACATCAGAGCATGGGGCCTTCTCGTGATTTGAAACATTCACAGTCTTCGGTTTCTGGTG GATTTGAAGGTGAATCAGCTCAGAGGTGTAAAGCTCGGTTAGAGAGATATCAGAGAACAGCTGAGCGTGCT GCAAAAGCTCTGGCTGAGAAGAATATGCGTGATCTTATTGCTCATAAAGAGCAAACAGAGAGAAAT AGGCTTGCAGAATCCCTGGATGCTGATGTCAAACGATGGTCAAGTGGCAAAGAAGGGAATTTGCGTGCTTTGCTTTCAACATTACAATAT ATTCTGGGACCCAATAGCGGTTGGCAGCCCATACCATTAACTGATGTTATAACTGCTGCTGCTGTAAAGAAAGCTTACAGAAAAGCCACTCTTTGTGTTCACCCTGACAAATTACAACAACGGGGTGCTAGTATTCATCAAAAGTACGTATGTGAAAAGGTGTTTGATCTTCTAAAG GAATCATGGAACAAGTTCAACTCAGAGGAGCGATAG
- the LOC141723529 gene encoding lipid phosphate phosphatase epsilon 1, chloroplastic-like, whose amino-acid sequence MFASVPSLIETKTVRTTLFTELESCKHSKSPAWKLTFVSKNLTLLNKCSRDRNKITMIHRKSTGYERIKALKQDVFFYKSFAFQPISSTGGLDSNINHLSKWLVIGFFYTVILLRHDPKAMWLALGANLNGIISIVLKKMIKQDRPIPTLKSDFGMPSTHAQSIFFNVFMANLSIMEFFGMNGYVATVAGIILALGSYCSWLRISQQDHTVSQVLVGAFVGSTFCIFWCWLWDAIVVEAFSSYLWIQLLLLVGGLGASLLLTLHCFRDWYLEAK is encoded by the exons ATGTTTGCATCGGTTCCATCGCTTATCGAAACCAAAACAGTTCGTACTACTCTCTTTACTGAATTAGAATCTTGCAAGCATTCAAAATCACCTGCCTGGAAGCTGACTTTTGTTTCGAAGAATTTGACATTATTGAATAAGTGCAGTAGGGATCGAAACAAGATCACTATGATTCATAGAAAGAGTACCGGATATGAAAGAATCAAAGCTCTTAAACAAGACGTATTTTTTTACAAATCTTTTGCATTTCAACCCATCTCTTCTACTGGTGGACTAGATTCCAATATTAATCATCTG AGCAAGTGGCTTGTGATCGGGTTCTTCTACACAGTGATCTTACTAAGGCATGATCCTAAGGCAATGTGGTTAGCTTTGGGTGCTAATCTAAACGGTATTATCTCCATCGTTCTAAAGAAGATGATAAAACAGGATCGACCTATACCGACCTTAAAATCGGATTTTGGAATGCCTTCCACCCATGCTCAGTCAATATTCTTCAATGTGTTCATGGCCAATCTCTCCA TAATGGAGTTTTTTGGGATGAATGGATATGTAGCAACTGTTGCTGGAATCATCTTGGCTCTAGGTTCATATTGT TCATGGTTACGGATTTCCCAACAAGATCACACTGTCAGCCAAGTGTTGGTGGGTGCCTTTGTGGGATCTACATTCTGCATTTTCTGGTGTTGGTTGTGGGATGCAATTGTGGTAGAGGCATTTTCCTCATATTTGTGGATTCAACTCTTGTTACTCGTCGGAGGGCTTGGAGCTAGTTTGTTACTCACTTTACACTGTTTTCGAGATTGGTACTTGGAGGCCAAGTGA